In Antarcticibacterium arcticum, the genomic stretch GTATTGGCCTTGCCACCGCAAAACTCTTTTTGCAGGAAGGAGCCTGTGTAATGCTGGTAGATATTGTGGAACCCGAATTAATAAAAGCCGTTAAAGAACTTAACAGCGGAAATGTTTCTTATTGTATTGCCGATGTGTCACAGGCAAACGAGGTGCGCGAATACGTAAATAAAACCCTTGAAACTTATGGCAAAGTCGATATTTTTTTTAACAATGCGGGCATAGAAGGAAAAGTAAAACCCATTATAGATTATCCCGAAGAAACCTTTGACAGGATAATAGGTGTAAATCTAAAAGGGGTTTGGTTGGGATGCCAATATGGTATTCCAAATATGAATAATGGAGGTAGCGTTATAATTACATCATCTGTGGCAGGACTTAAAGGTTTTAAAGGCCTTGGGGCCTATGTAGCCAGCAAACACGCATGTGTGGGTATTATGCGTACCGCTGCCCTTGAATGTGCTGAAAGAAAGATTAGGGTAAACAGTGTTCATCCCGGACCTGTAAATAACCGCATGATGCGATCAATAGAAAAGGAAATGTCTGTTAATAATCCGGAAGAAGTGCAAAAAGGTTTTGAGGCAACAATTCCCTTTGGACGCTATGCCGAATCTGAAGAAGTTGCCCAACTGGTTTTATTTTTAGCCGGTGATGACAGTAGTTATTTAACGGGAACCATTCAAATCATAGATGGTGGAATGCATTTAAGCTAAATGGAAACAGAGGTGAGAAACAGGTTTTCACCTCTGTTATTTTAATTTCATTAATAAGGCTACATTTCTTTTTCAGCTTCAGCTATATTAATATTATCTATTCCTTTTAATAAAGCATCGGGGTTAAAAGAAATACTATCTATTCCTTCATTTACCAGGAACGAGGCAAACTCCGGAAAATCACTGGGAGCCTGCCCACATAAACCAATTTTTATTCCTGCATTATTTGCCTTTTTAATAGCCATTGCGATCATAGATTTCGCGGCATTGTCATTTTCATCAAAGTGAGAGGCCATAAGCTCTGAATCCCTGTCAATTCCCAGGGTAAGTTGGGTAAGGTCATTGGATCCTATTGAAAATCCATCAAAGAGGCTGGCAAATTCTTCAGCCAGGATCACATTGCTGGGAATTTCCACCATCATATAGATCTCCAGCCCATTTTCCTTTTGAGCCAGCCCATTCTTTTTCATTATTTCAATTACTTTTTCACCTTCGTCAAGGGTACGGCAAAATGGGATCATTACCTTCACATTGGTAAGTCCCATGTCATCCCGAACTTTTTTTATCGCCTTACATTCAAGGGCAAAACCTTCCCTATAAAGCTCATTATAATACCTGGCCGCCCCCGAAACCCTAACATAGGATTTTCCTCTTTGGGTTCAAACTGGGTTCCTCCCAAGAGGTTAGCATATTCATTGGTCTTAAAATCACTCATTCTCACTATTACCTCTTTTGGATAAAATGCCGAGGCTATAACTGCAATTCCCTGGGACAGCTCATCTATAAAGTAATCTTCTTTTTGAGCGTAATTTCGCGTAAGTACTGCAATTTCTTTTTTAACCTCCAGGTCTTTAATTTGATCAAAATTTACAAGGGCCATGGGATGAATTTTGATCATATGGGTTATTATAAATTCCATTCTCAACAATCCTACCCCGTTATTTGGAAACAGCGAAAGCTGAAATGCCCTTTCAGGATCTGAGAGGATGAATTTTACTTCGGTTTTGGGAAGTTTTATTGCAGAGAAATCAATTCTTTTTTCATCAAACTCCAGCGCACCTTTGTAAACAAACCCCGTTTTTCCTTCGGCACAGGAAACGGTAATAATTTCGCCATCCCTGATTTTTAAGGTTGCATCATTTGTTCCCACAATGGCCGGAACGCCCAGTTCCCGTGCTACTATCGCAGCATGACTGGTACGCCCACCCCGGTTTGTGACAACCCCGGCGGTCATTTTAAGCAATGGGTCCCAGTCGGGGCTGGTAGTATTGGTAACAAGAATATCTCCCGGTTTTAACAGGTGTGAATCTTTGGGTGATCCTAATATCCTTGCAGGGCCTACAGCTATTTTGGATCCAATGGCATTTCCGGCTGCAAGCAGTTCGCCGGTTTTCTTTAAATTATATTCAATAAAAACATTTTGTTCTGCAGTGTGGTGCACTGTTTCAGGCCTGGCCTGGGTGATAAACAATTCATTGGAAATCCCGTTTTTTGCCCATTCTATATCCATGGGTTTACCATAATGTTTTTCAATAGCGAGCGCCCAGTGAGCCAGGGTAAGAATTTCTTCATCGGGCAACACATATTTATTTTGTTTGGAAATTTCAGTATCAATATTTGTGGTAGAGGCATGACCATGAGATTCGGCATAGATCATAGTTTTTTCTTTACTTCCCAATCTTTTTTGAATAATGGCATTTTTACCTTGTTCAAGGGTAGGTTTGAAAATATAGAATTCATCGGGATTTACAGATCCCTGAACAATGTTTTCCCCCAGGCCGTATACCCCGGAGAGTTGTATCAGGTCTTTAAATCCCGACTCAGGCTCCAGGGTAAAACCTATCCCGGAACAGGCCCTGTCACTTCGTACCATTTTTTGAACCCCTACAGAAAGGGCAATTTCATCATGCTTAAACCCCTTATCTTCCCTGTATTTAATTGCCCTGTTCGTGTAAAGAGAGGCAAAACATTCCAATACAGCCGTAAGTAAGGCATCTTCTCCAATAATATTTAGATAGGTGTCATGCTGCCCCGCAAAACTGGCATCTGGCAAATCTTCAGCGGTAGCGCTACTGCGTACGGCCACTTCTATGTCTTCGTTTCCTCCCAAGTCACGGTAAGCCTGTATGATCTCTTCTGAAAATCTTTGAGATAACTGAGAATCCATGATCAATTTCCTTGCATTGGAACCAATCTCGTTAAGATTGGAAAAATTTTTCCGGTCTAATTTTGTAATAAGTTCCCTCAAACCCTGTTCTATCTCATTTTCCTTCAGAAATAACCAAAAAGCATTGGCGGTGGTTGCAAATCCATCTGGCACCCTCACTCCTTCCTTAGATAATTCATTGAACATTTCTCCCAGGGAAGAATTTTTCCCACCTACCACCGGAAGATCTGCTATACCTATTTCTTTAAATTTTTTAATTAAAACTGTCATTTTAAAAGAGTTTTATTTTAATAAAGCAAAATGGAATACCCAATATTTAAAAGGTACAGGCCTGCTAAAAAAAGAATTACATAGATAACCTGCACAAACTTGATATTAATTGATTCCAGTTTCCTGGATGAGGGATCTGGAAAAATAAAAAGGGCAAGTCCCAGGAAGAGAGATGTCCAGCCAATGGCAGTTATAATAAATTTCCAGCCAGGTTCCCATATATTATGTAAAAGGAGGGAGACCAATCCAAGTATTATAGCCAGAAAGGCCGTAATAATAAGGAATTTTTGATCCCTTAGATCAGCAAAAATTTGTCTGATCCTTATAGGGTTAAAGGTTAAAATGATAAAAAAAATAATTAGATACCAACCCCAGAACCTGGCTAAAAATATAGAAATGTCCACTTTATAAAGTTTTGATTGCATACAAGTTAGTCCAAACAGGATGTTTTAAATATGATAATTGTCATTAGCCGGGAAAGATTTTTTTAAGAAATTGGAATTACAACAACCTGGATTTTTCAGATTAAAAAATTATAATGAAAAGCAATTTATTTCTCAGCACGGCGGCCGGTGCTCCTAAGGAGCCTAATGGTGCGCCCAAAGAACCGGAATTTCCTCCTGAAGAAGAACCTTACTTACCACCAACAGAACCACCTACAATTGTTCCTCCGGAAGAAGATCCTGTATACCCACCGGATATACCTGAACCCGGTGAGCCCGAAGTCCCCTATGATCCAGAAGAACCGGAATGGGACTAAAGATGATTTCCAGAAATATAAGGTGAAAAAACAGCGGGTATTTTGCCGAATGAGGGTTAAAATTCGAATTCAGTTCAATGACATTTGTCATCATTACGAAGATCAAAAAACATTAACTTCAAGGTTATAAGTCATTGATTTTTAATCATTCATTATATAAAGTAATGTTACAGGACAATCTACAACCAGCTGATCTTCCCTTCCAGATCCCTCAACCCGTATTGGAAAAACTTGACGTGCTCTTTTTTAAAAAAGGACAACTTATCTTTTCTGAAGGCAGTACGCCCCTGGGGGCATTTCTTTTACAAAAAGGAAAGGTCAAAATCTCCAAGACTGCAAGCCAGGGAAAGGAACAGATCATGAGAATAGTTTCACAAAGGGAATTTTTAAGTAATTCTGATCTCTTTACATATTCTAAATACAGTACTTCTGCAAAAGCACTGGAGGATTCTTATTTACTGTTCATTTCGAGAGAGGAATTTTGGACCCTGCTTAGGGATCAAAATTATCTGTTTGAAAAGCTATTGCACCAAATGTGTGTAGATATAAAACAGGTAGAGAGGAAAATAGCTGACCTGGCGTATAAACCTGTACGGGGAAGACTCGCAGAAGCCATCCTGGACCTGGATAAAAAATTCAATACCCTTAACAACGGGTATCATTCAGTTCTCATAACCCGGGCAGATCTTGCTGGTTATGTGGGAACAGTCAAGGAAACCGTAAACCGGTTATTATCTGAATTCCGCAAGGAGCACCTTATTTCCACAACCGGAACAAAGATCAATTTAATTGACCTGGAAGGACTAAATAAAATTTGTAAAATGTATAATTAAAGCAAAAGCGGGGAATCTTTCCAAGAAAAATTTCCCGCTTCATTTTTTATCCCCCCAAAAAGAAAACTTTAAGAACGGAGATATAAAACGTCAGATCTACGTTATTCTGGCTTCTTCACCAAAATCAACATTCTCAGAATTTAACTGCTATGCGCCTTTACAATCCCATCTTTAGTTCTAAAATAAAAGAATTTCAAGTGAAAAGCTACATTTTAGTTTGACCTCTAAAGGCCAGCCTTTTATCTTTAATCTGATATTATAAATCTATTAAATTCCAACAAGAAAAAGAGTAACATTAGTCCTTGGGGAAAATGACTTTTATTACTCATAGTAGTGCTTCGAAATTAAAATTCAAATCCTCACTTCCCTCATAGAAGTTCTGCGGAAAAAATTTAAGATTTTGACAAACTTATACTATTCCATTATGGCTTTTTAAAATTCAGAGTAACAAATATCACCTTTTTTTTAAGAGTTTAAATTCCTTATAATCAGCCAAATATACTTAACTTAAGATGGCATTAAAGTAAATTAAAAAACCAGGGGAAAATGAAGGTGTTAACATTTGGATGGGAGTTCCCTCCTCATATTTCCGGAGGGCTGGGAACGGCATGTTATGGCCTTACCAAAGCCCTTCAGGAAGAAAATGTCTCTATTATTTTTGTTGTTCCCAGGGTTTTTGGCAATGAAAAAATGGAACTTGTAAATGCTTCATCTATTATTATAAAAGAGCCCTTACCTACTCCTGCACGCATACGAAGAACAAAGAAAAAAACAGGAAGATTTGAAAAACTACATGTCTCCTCTTCCCTAACCCCCTATTCAGAAACCGGTATCTGGGATAAACGTGAGAAAATAAAGAATTGGAATTACCGGCTGGATACTGATAAAGTACCGGTGGAGAGAGTTAAGAATAAGGGAATTCGTTATAGATTCACCGGTACTTACGGGCCATCTCTCCTAAATGAGGTGAAGAGATATGGAGAAGTGGGAGGGGAAATTGCGCGCCAACATAATTTTGATCTCATCCACGCTCATGATTGGTTAACGTTTCCGGCAGGAATTGCTGCAAAAAAAAACTCCGGAAAACCCCTTGTGGTTCATGTTCACGCTACGGAATATGACCGCGCAGGATTAAAAAATATGGACCACCGAATTGTGGCGATCGAAAAAAACGGATTCAACGCGGCAGATCTAATAATGGCGGTAAGTAATTGGACCAGGGAGATCCTTACAGAAATTTATGAAATAGATCCCGATAAAATAGTAGTAGTGCATAACGGTATACAGGAGGAAGATAATTCCCCATTTACCGCTATCACCCGTGTAAGTGAAAACATTGTTACTTTTTTAGGTAGGGTAACCTACCAAAAGGGCCCAAAATATTTTGTCCAGGCTGCTGCCAGGGTTTTGGAGCAGTTCCCTGAAACCCATTTTATAATTGCGGGTGCCGGGGATCTTTTGCCATCAACAATAGATCAAATTGCACAATTAAAGATCTCCTCCAGGGTACATTGCACAGGGTTTTTAAAGGGAGAGAAAATCAAGCAAATCTGGTCTGTGAGTGATGTATTTGTAATGCCATCGGTTTCTGAACCTTTTGGTATTGCCCCGCTGGAGGCAATTAGGGCAGGAGTACCGGTAATCGTCTCAAACCAGTCCGGGGTGGCAGAAGTGTTGGAAAATGTTATTAAGGTTGATTTCTGGGATTCTACTGCGCTGGCCGAAGCGATCATTCAAATTCTTCAAAACAAAAATTTGGCAAATTCCCTTAGAAAGGAAAGCAAAAAGGAATTGGAACATCTTACCTGGAATATTGCTGCCAGAAAGATTAAAAATCAATATCATGAAGTATGCACAACCAAACCATAAACACACTTACCTTAATTTATACTTTCAGGTACACCAGCCCAGAAGGCTTCGAAATTTTGAATTTTTCGATATAGGTACTTCCAGGTCTTATTTTAATGGTGATCTTAACAGGTTCTTAATTAACCGGATAGCCCATAATTGTTATTTACCTGCCAACAATATGTTGCTGCAGCTCATTAAGGCAAATCCTGCCATTAAAATAACATTTTCTATTTCAGGTACGGCATTAGACCAGTTTAATTTGTATGCGCCCCAGGTTATTGAAAGTTTTCGTGAGCTGGCCAAAACCGGTTGTGTAGAGTTCCTGGGCGAAACCTATTACCATTCCCTTTCCTTCCTCATTAATGAAGAGGAATTTTGCGACCAGATAAAACAACATTCCAAGAAAATTCGGGAATATTTTGGGATACAACCTTCCATTTTCAGAAATACAGAATTGTTGTACTCGAATTATATAGCCAAAATAGTGACAAAGCTGGGTTTTAAAGGAATTTATCTTGAAGGGGTTGAGCGGTTATTTGAGGACCTGGATCAAAATAAATTATTTAAACATCCTCACTTGCCCATTATCCTCTTTCCAAGAAATTATATTTTAAGTGACGATATTGCCTTTAGATATTCAAACACAAACTGGAGTGAATGGCCTTTAACCGCAACAAAATATATTAGTTGGCTTGAGAACCTCACAAACCCCGGAAATTTTATATGTATTGGAATGGATTACGAAACTTTGGGAGAACATCACAGGAAAGAAGAAGGGATCTTTGCATTTATGGAAGAATTTATTTCCAAAGCCGCTAATAGCTCCGTGATGGAGTTTTTAAACCCAACCCGGGCGATGGAGATCTTACCTGCCAAATACTCAATTTCCAGCCCAGGTATTACTTCCTGGGCAGATGTTAGAAAGGATAAAACCGCGTGGTTGGGGAATGAATTGCAAAGGGATGCATTTGCTTCTCTTAAAAAATTAAATCCACTTATTAAAAAGGTCAAAAATCCTGCTTTGATAAGAGACTATAAATACCTTCAAACTTCAGATCATTTCTATTATATGTCTAAGGAAACAGACGATGATGGCCAGGTGCACCAGTATTTCAGTCATTACAACTCCGCTTATGAAGCTTTTTTGAATTATATGAATGTTCTGGCAGATCTTGAATGGAGAATAAAACAAGAGATTAAATATTCCGTAAGACGAAACAGAAAGCGTGTTTTGAAAAAAGTAAAAAGGAAATCCTGAGAGGGATTTCCTTTTTTTATTTTATTTAAAAATGTTCACAAAGGTTTTTCCTTGAACCTTTCCTCTTCTAGAAATGATTCGATATCCTTATTTATTTCTTTAAGCATGGCTTTCCCTAAAATTCCCTTCTCACTTAGTCGTGCCAAGATCTCAAAAGCCTGCGGTGTTTTCAACATTTATCAATTTTGTCCAGTTCTGCCATATAAGCCTTAACGAAACGCTTTTTATCCTGTTCGGCAATATAATTTCGCTTAACATCAACCACAATAAATCTAATTAGATTTTGAATTCCACCTATAAGATCCAGATCCAGGGCCTGTTCAAGTTGACTAATAGTTCTTTGTCTTTTGTTGGTAGCATGATGGAAATACCAGTTGATAACGGCTATAAGCGCAATGAATCCAATTACAGCTCCAATGGCATAGGCCTGAAGCAATGCATCATCAAACCGTACCCCGGGACTAAACACCCAATACATTTGGATGAAATAAATATACAGAGGTATAATTATAGCAACCTTATAGGGCCTGAAAATTAACCCAAGGATTAATAACAATGGAGAAAACGTTTGCATAAACACCCAGATGAAAGTCTGGGTATCTGCAAATCCATAGGTATTTGAAAGGTCAAAGGAAATTACTTTATCGGCAAAAAGTACTAAACCGGATAAAGCTACCAGAATACTTGCAAAAGTTCTAATCGTTACCTTGAGAACCTGGTCGTCGTATTTTATCCTTGTCAACTTCTTCCATATAGATTCCCTGGGTACCCGGACGTTGAATTTTTGTTCGGTCGACGTTGTATTGTTCATAATCTTCTAATGAATCTGTGGTACAACCTATTAATAGGCTAACAGAAAACAGGGCAAGAAATACATTTTTCATGGTGTAGGTTTTTAAATTCCTACTAATGTATTTAATTTGAAAAAGTTAAGCCTGTCTTTGACAATAAATTAACAGTTGTACGAGTTAGGATATAAATCTAATAATTTTATTTTAAAATTTCCTTAAAATATTTACATTGGGTAGTATTCATTATGGGATTCAAAAAGTTGTTTAAATATTCTTAATGTACATATCATGAAACATATAGTTGTTCTTACAGGCGCCGGAGTGAGTGCTGAAAGTGGAATAAAAACCTTTCGCGACGAAGACGGGCTTTGGGAAGGTCATGATATTATGGAAATTGCTTCACCCATGGGATGGGAACAAAACCAGGTGAAAGTGTTGGATTTTTACATTAAAAGGCGCAGGCAATTGCTCGAAGTTCAACCAAATCCCGCACATTATGCCCTTGTAAAGCTTGAAGAAAAATATAAGGTAAGCATCATTACCCAAAACGTAGACGACCTTCACGAAAGAGCAGGGAGTACAAATGTGCTGCACTTACACGGAGAATTATTAAAAGTAAGAAGTACATTTGATGAAGATCTCGTAATGGACTGGAGGACAGATCTAAAAATTGGGGATTTTTGTGAACATAATCATCAATTGAGGCCTCATGTAGTATGGTTTGGAGAAGCTGTGCCCATGTTTCAAATTGCTGCTGAAGTAACAGAACAGGCAGATATTCTATTAATTATTGGAACTTCGATGCAGGTTTATCCTGCTGCGGGACTTATGGATATGGTGAGGATGGGGACCCCTGTCTTTTTTATAGATCCAAAACCTTCCATTGCTTCTGGACCTAATATAACGGTGATCCAGAAAAACGCAGCCACCGGGGTTTCTCAACTTGTGGATAGTCTTCTGGAAGAGGTTTAAAAAGTATAAATAAAATTGCTTCTGAAATTAACTTCGCTACAATCTTTTTAAAAATGGGTAAAGGCTTATCTTTAGCCTTTCAAATTTTAAAAAATATATAATGACATCCCTTACTGCAATTTCACCCATAGACGGAAGATATCATCAAAAAACCCAATCTCTTATTCCCTATTTTAGTGAGGAGGCACTTATAAAATACCGGGTAAGGGTTGAGATAGAGTATTTTATCGCCCTTTGCAACCTTCCCTTACCACAGCTTAAGGATGTGAATGATGAAGTGTTTCATAAACTGCGCGATATCTATAGAAATTTTAGCAGCAAAGATGCCCTGGCAGTAAAAGAAATCGAAAAAACCACCAACCACGATGTAAAAGCCGTGGAGTACTTTATTAAGGAGAAATTTGATCAATTACAATTAGGGAAATTCAAAGAATTCATACATTTTGGATTAACCTCTCAGGATATAAATAATACTGCAATTCCTTTAAGTCTTATGGAGGCGGTTCACGAAGTATACACGCCACAACTGGATTTGATCATCCATAATTTATCTGTTTTAAGCAAGGAATGGGCAAAGGTGCCAATGTTGGCACGTACACACGGTCAACCGGCCTCTCCTACCCGTTTGGGCAAAGAATTACAGGTTTTTATTACCCGGCTTGAAGTACAACAGGAGCAAATGAAAGCCATCCCGCACTCTGCAAAATTTGGAGGAGCTACCGGAAATTTCAATGCTCATAAAGTAGCGTACCCATCAATAGACTGGAAAGCATTTGGAGGTGCTTTTGTAAAGGATAATTTGGGATTGGAACATTCCTTTCCAACTACACAAATAGAGCATTATGATAATATGGCTGCCTTGTTTGATAATCTCAAGCGCATTAATACTATTATTATAGATCTAAACAGGGATTTCTGGACCTATATATCCATGGATTATTTCAAGCAAAAAATAAAGGAAGGGGAAGTAGGATCTTCTGCAATGCCTCATAAAGTTAACCCTATAGATTTTGAGAACAGTGAAGGAAACCTTGGAATAGCTAATGCTGTTTTTGAACATCTTTCAGCTAAATTGCCGGTAAGCAGGTTACAACGTGACCTTACTGATAGTACAGTGTTGCGAAACATTGGTGTTCCCCTGGGTCATACATTAATTGCCTTTCAATCTACCCTGAAGGGATTGGATAAATTATTGCTGAATGAAACCAAGATCAACCAGGATCTCGAAAATAACTGGGCTGTGGTTGCTGAGGCTGTTCAAACTATCCTGCGCAGGGAAGCATATGAAAATCCATATGAAGCCCTCAAAGGCTTAACCCGAACCAATACCGGAATTACACAGGAAAGTATTTCCAATTTTATAGAAACCCTAAATGTTTCAGAAGAAATAAAAATTGAGCTCAAATCTATAACTCCCCAAAATTACACGGGAATATAAAGAACAAAACCCCCGCAGGAATTAAACCTGCGGGGGTTTTTAAAATATAATTTTTCTTTTTCTATTGTACTCTTTCAGCAAATAACCCGTTAAGTCCTGAAAAACCTGAAAGGTCTATGTCACCTTTTTCCATTGATTTT encodes the following:
- a CDS encoding SDR family NAD(P)-dependent oxidoreductase; amino-acid sequence: MKKLKDKVAIITGGAQGIGLATAKLFLQEGACVMLVDIVEPELIKAVKELNSGNVSYCIADVSQANEVREYVNKTLETYGKVDIFFNNAGIEGKVKPIIDYPEETFDRIIGVNLKGVWLGCQYGIPNMNNGGSVIITSSVAGLKGFKGLGAYVASKHACVGIMRTAALECAERKIRVNSVHPGPVNNRMMRSIEKEMSVNNPEEVQKGFEATIPFGRYAESEEVAQLVLFLAGDDSSYLTGTIQIIDGGMHLS
- a CDS encoding putative PEP-binding protein; amino-acid sequence: MGLTNVKVMIPFCRTLDEGEKVIEIMKKNGLAQKENGLEIYMMVEIPSNVILAEEFASLFDGFSIGSNDLTQLTLGIDRDSELMASHFDENDNAAKSMIAMAIKKANNAGIKIGLCGQAPSDFPEFASFLVNEGIDSISFNPDALLKGIDNINIAEAEKEM
- the ppsA gene encoding phosphoenolpyruvate synthase gives rise to the protein MTVLIKKFKEIGIADLPVVGGKNSSLGEMFNELSKEGVRVPDGFATTANAFWLFLKENEIEQGLRELITKLDRKNFSNLNEIGSNARKLIMDSQLSQRFSEEIIQAYRDLGGNEDIEVAVRSSATAEDLPDASFAGQHDTYLNIIGEDALLTAVLECFASLYTNRAIKYREDKGFKHDEIALSVGVQKMVRSDRACSGIGFTLEPESGFKDLIQLSGVYGLGENIVQGSVNPDEFYIFKPTLEQGKNAIIQKRLGSKEKTMIYAESHGHASTTNIDTEISKQNKYVLPDEEILTLAHWALAIEKHYGKPMDIEWAKNGISNELFITQARPETVHHTAEQNVFIEYNLKKTGELLAAGNAIGSKIAVGPARILGSPKDSHLLKPGDILVTNTTSPDWDPLLKMTAGVVTNRGGRTSHAAIVARELGVPAIVGTNDATLKIRDGEIITVSCAEGKTGFVYKGALEFDEKRIDFSAIKLPKTEVKFILSDPERAFQLSLFPNNGVGLLRMEFIITHMIKIHPMALVNFDQIKDLEVKKEIAVLTRNYAQKEDYFIDELSQGIAVIASAFYPKEVIVRMSDFKTNEYANLLGGTQFEPKEENPMLGFRGRPGIIMSFIGKVLPLNVRR
- a CDS encoding Crp/Fnr family transcriptional regulator; protein product: MLQDNLQPADLPFQIPQPVLEKLDVLFFKKGQLIFSEGSTPLGAFLLQKGKVKISKTASQGKEQIMRIVSQREFLSNSDLFTYSKYSTSAKALEDSYLLFISREEFWTLLRDQNYLFEKLLHQMCVDIKQVERKIADLAYKPVRGRLAEAILDLDKKFNTLNNGYHSVLITRADLAGYVGTVKETVNRLLSEFRKEHLISTTGTKINLIDLEGLNKICKMYN
- a CDS encoding glycosyltransferase family 4 protein; the encoded protein is MKVLTFGWEFPPHISGGLGTACYGLTKALQEENVSIIFVVPRVFGNEKMELVNASSIIIKEPLPTPARIRRTKKKTGRFEKLHVSSSLTPYSETGIWDKREKIKNWNYRLDTDKVPVERVKNKGIRYRFTGTYGPSLLNEVKRYGEVGGEIARQHNFDLIHAHDWLTFPAGIAAKKNSGKPLVVHVHATEYDRAGLKNMDHRIVAIEKNGFNAADLIMAVSNWTREILTEIYEIDPDKIVVVHNGIQEEDNSPFTAITRVSENIVTFLGRVTYQKGPKYFVQAAARVLEQFPETHFIIAGAGDLLPSTIDQIAQLKISSRVHCTGFLKGEKIKQIWSVSDVFVMPSVSEPFGIAPLEAIRAGVPVIVSNQSGVAEVLENVIKVDFWDSTALAEAIIQILQNKNLANSLRKESKKELEHLTWNIAARKIKNQYHEVCTTKP
- a CDS encoding glycoside hydrolase family 57 protein, which codes for MKYAQPNHKHTYLNLYFQVHQPRRLRNFEFFDIGTSRSYFNGDLNRFLINRIAHNCYLPANNMLLQLIKANPAIKITFSISGTALDQFNLYAPQVIESFRELAKTGCVEFLGETYYHSLSFLINEEEFCDQIKQHSKKIREYFGIQPSIFRNTELLYSNYIAKIVTKLGFKGIYLEGVERLFEDLDQNKLFKHPHLPIILFPRNYILSDDIAFRYSNTNWSEWPLTATKYISWLENLTNPGNFICIGMDYETLGEHHRKEEGIFAFMEEFISKAANSSVMEFLNPTRAMEILPAKYSISSPGITSWADVRKDKTAWLGNELQRDAFASLKKLNPLIKKVKNPALIRDYKYLQTSDHFYYMSKETDDDGQVHQYFSHYNSAYEAFLNYMNVLADLEWRIKQEIKYSVRRNRKRVLKKVKRKS
- a CDS encoding SIR2 family NAD-dependent protein deacylase, with protein sequence MKHIVVLTGAGVSAESGIKTFRDEDGLWEGHDIMEIASPMGWEQNQVKVLDFYIKRRRQLLEVQPNPAHYALVKLEEKYKVSIITQNVDDLHERAGSTNVLHLHGELLKVRSTFDEDLVMDWRTDLKIGDFCEHNHQLRPHVVWFGEAVPMFQIAAEVTEQADILLIIGTSMQVYPAAGLMDMVRMGTPVFFIDPKPSIASGPNITVIQKNAATGVSQLVDSLLEEV
- the purB gene encoding adenylosuccinate lyase, whose product is MTSLTAISPIDGRYHQKTQSLIPYFSEEALIKYRVRVEIEYFIALCNLPLPQLKDVNDEVFHKLRDIYRNFSSKDALAVKEIEKTTNHDVKAVEYFIKEKFDQLQLGKFKEFIHFGLTSQDINNTAIPLSLMEAVHEVYTPQLDLIIHNLSVLSKEWAKVPMLARTHGQPASPTRLGKELQVFITRLEVQQEQMKAIPHSAKFGGATGNFNAHKVAYPSIDWKAFGGAFVKDNLGLEHSFPTTQIEHYDNMAALFDNLKRINTIIIDLNRDFWTYISMDYFKQKIKEGEVGSSAMPHKVNPIDFENSEGNLGIANAVFEHLSAKLPVSRLQRDLTDSTVLRNIGVPLGHTLIAFQSTLKGLDKLLLNETKINQDLENNWAVVAEAVQTILRREAYENPYEALKGLTRTNTGITQESISNFIETLNVSEEIKIELKSITPQNYTGI